In Euphorbia lathyris chromosome 2, ddEupLath1.1, whole genome shotgun sequence, the sequence TATTCATTGATTTGCTGTATGTTCTCATCGCTGTTGCTAAGAAATAAAGTCGGACTTTCTCTCTTTCTTTATTGATATATATAGCATTGGATTTTTGGTTTATTTAGTACTGAAATATAGCCTTATGAATATTTTTTCGATTTTTGATTGTTTTAACAGTTCAGCTTaggtagggctgtaaatgagccgaggtgctcatgagcggctcagtggtcggctcgataaaagctcggctcgactcggctcgatttgtaaacgagtcgCTTGTGAGcagatttactggctcggttcgtaaacgagccgagcttgagcaggccaaaactcggctcgaaagctcgcgagcaggctcgattaggcttgattagaatatttatgaacaaattttagttttgtagaaaactatatagttttgtgttagttcataaatatctaaacttaatattatttcatttgctattagatgagttcgttcacaaacataataaatgagtaatagacgaactatttgtaagcatcttgtttatttattcacaaactttgcttgtgagcttgtttatgtacagaattaaagagttatttgcaagcaaacttcacaaatataattaacgatttactcacaaacaattcatggttagataattttcttaatgaaccaagtccaaagaggattttgggctcgaaacaagctcgaagcttggctcgagctcgttgagcaagccaaagttCGGCTcaggctcgagctcgttaattttatagcaagctcggctcgggctcgagctcgttaattttatagcgagccgagcttgagcaggtcaaggctcggctcggctcgattacagccctaagCTTAGGTATAGGTGGGGATTGCCTGGTTATGAAATTTGTTCTTGTTTTGGAGTAGTTGCTTAtttatttgtcttttattgGTCTATAGAGATGGTCAGTTCAAGTGTTTAAAGATAAATTATTGATCATTAGGTGTTCTGTGTTTATTTCTTTCTATTTAGAtctcctttttccttttctttttgttttctgaTTGAGGTGGTGCTTTTAATTTCCATGAGGGATGGCAAGGATAATTAGCATCTGACTGTATAATTCttgaaaaattattaataatttgatGTACTTGTCAATAGAAAATGGGACAAGCTCTGGGTTGCCTTCAAGTGGACCAGTCAACTGTAGCCATCAAGGAAACATTTGGGAAATTTGAAGATGTGCTTGAGCCTGGTTGTCACTGTTTGCCTTGGTGTTTGGGAAGCCAGGTAGCTGGTTACCTCTCCTTGCGTGTGCAGCAACTGGATGTTCGATGTGAAACCAAAACCAAGGTATGCTACCTGCATAATTACCATTACGAAGTTATCAACGTTGTATTTTGTGGGGTTCCTTTGAAATCATGTCATGCACCTATACTGCAAGATGCATATGTTCAGTGTTGTGAGCTCAAACTTCTTTGTGTGTGGTGCCATTGTATTGTCTAAACTTTATAGAGATTAAAGTGTGAATTTATCAGCTCTTATTTTTGCACACAGGATAATGTTTTTGTTACTGTGGTTGCTTCCGTACAATATCGGGCACTGGCAGAAAAGGCTGAAGATGCTTTCTATAAGCTCAGCAATACGAGAGCGCAGATCCAAGCCTATGTCTTTGATGGTATGGAACcatgaatgatttttttttttcggcTTGAGATGGTGAAattaagttctaaatgttccttgTCTATTAGTTTCTCCAGGTTCTGATGCCCTTCGATATCATATTCTATTGGCTGCTAATCTAGTTTAAATCTTGAATTTTACAATTTCAGATTGTTTCGATttcatgtatgctatgcttaATGTTATAATGGCATATGATCCTTCACCTCCACAGGGTTTatgcatataattttttttttttttattgtgaacaTGATTTAAAACTAGAAGCcatagataaataaaatattttaagatATTCCAACTTGTGAATTGCGCTCTTGGAATTAGTAATATATGCACAAATTTTTGTGCCTCTTTTTCGATCGGAGTTGGTGCAGTGCTGGAGGTCATGGGTTTCTTTCCAATGGTGGTGTATGATATGATGTGTTTTGGCATATAGATTGTATGGGCCTTTCTTTTCTTTACCTTTGTGTGACTGATGTTACGTGTTGCTTCTCTAGTTATTAGGGCAAGTGTTCCCAAATTGGAGTTGGATTCAACTTTTGAACAGAAGAATGACATAGCAAAAGCTGTTGAACAGGAACTTGAAAAGGTACTTTCCAGTGTTTAAGTGGTCAGATTTATTATCAAATCACGTACTCTTCCTCTTTGATTATCTTTAACTGTGAATATGCAGGCCATGTCACATTATGGATATGAGATAGTTCAGACTCTGATTGTGGATATTGAACCAGATGAACATGTGAAGAGGGCAATGAATGAGATTAATGCAGGTCTGTCATTTTATTCTCCTGTATCTTTCATATTATCTATCCACTCATATTCATGGCCAGAGAAAGAAAATCTGGAATTAGCATTTGTATTTGTTCGATTTTATCCGATGTAATCTCTTTTAATTGTAACAACAGCTGCTAGAATGAGGTTGGCAGCCAATGAAAAGGCTGAGGCGGAAAAGATACTGCAGATTAAGCGAGCTGAAGGAGATGCAGAGTCCAAGTATCTTGCGGGGCTTGGTATAGCCAGGCAGCGTCAGGCCATTGTCGATGGACTGAGGGACAGTGTTCTAGCATTTTCGGAGAATGTGCCAGGAACCAGTTCGAAGGATGTGATGGACATGGTTCTGGTTACTCAGTATTTCGACACCATGAAAGAGATTGGAGCATCCTCGAAATCAAACGCTGTTTTTGTTCCTCATGGACCTGGTGCGGTGAGAGACGTTGTCACACAGATCAGGGATGGTCTTCTTCAGGCTAGTTTAACTCATTAGCCTACATACAGCAAGTGGGTTTTAGTATTTATATTATCATTAGAAGATATTTATGTTCATATAAATTTGGGGTGGCGGTGTATTTAAGCTTTTCGATCTTGCTTTTCTTGTATATGGT encodes:
- the LOC136219554 gene encoding hypersensitive-induced response protein 2; its protein translation is MGQALGCLQVDQSTVAIKETFGKFEDVLEPGCHCLPWCLGSQVAGYLSLRVQQLDVRCETKTKDNVFVTVVASVQYRALAEKAEDAFYKLSNTRAQIQAYVFDVIRASVPKLELDSTFEQKNDIAKAVEQELEKAMSHYGYEIVQTLIVDIEPDEHVKRAMNEINAAARMRLAANEKAEAEKILQIKRAEGDAESKYLAGLGIARQRQAIVDGLRDSVLAFSENVPGTSSKDVMDMVLVTQYFDTMKEIGASSKSNAVFVPHGPGAVRDVVTQIRDGLLQASLTH